A single Alosa sapidissima isolate fAloSap1 chromosome 17, fAloSap1.pri, whole genome shotgun sequence DNA region contains:
- the LOC121688232 gene encoding kelch-like protein 34, translating to MSYFLVLSKCHGDSVLSQYQRLRDDHRMCDIVLETRGVQFPAHRSLLACASDYFWALLKEHTRESQQTLAGPLRLPALTPTGLERLLDFIYSSWLRLSPATLEETLAAACYLQVTSAVELCARYISDNLALESCCFFANVASRYGLSGALEAANAYIARHMRELLGSGGDRAGLTELNLGSLQEALGAEDVPGVRESDLLRLALDWLDRNELPALHSNLLLSRVRFGLVGPQELEQLTAGRSALRTPFIRSLVDKALRYHTQGPLQPLLQSAHTQIRASGDGHVLLVGGGPEADRPQRLVQSFDPESRTFRTLATQLPGRLQHHCVCVIGGFLFVLGGEEVEAIGESEKAAVMTVTERVWRYDPRFQRWAEAEPMIQRRAQFACCVLDGVIYAIGGRVESGEPALTTAERYNLRAGCWRKSVTLPHAVHGHACAVLDKSIYISGGIHGEAIESSKDVLHLDMLEGHVWAKRAAMSIARFGHQMATVGERIYSFLGMYEQFCDIERYDPELDQWTRLRPLLNDRFCYGLSATSDGRVLLFGGRKWHDGQEVVMSNVMEYDTESDAWRELCRMPSPLCGTQCVHLAILDTPAT from the coding sequence ATGAGTTACTTCCTGGtgctcagcaaatgccacggcGACAGCGTCCTGTCTCAGTACCAGCGTCTCCGCGACGACCACCGCATGTGCGACATCGTCCTGGAGACGCGGGGCGTCCAGTTCCCCGCCCACCGCTCGCTCCTGGCCTGCGCCAGCGACTACTTCTGGGCGCTCCTGAAGGAGCACACGCGCGAGTCCCAGCAGACCCTCGCCGGGCCCCTCCGGCTGCCCGCGCTCACCCCCACGGGCCTGGAGCGCCTGCTGGACTTCATCTACTCGTCCTGGCTCCGCCTCTCGCCCGCCACACTGGAGGAGACGCTGGCGGCCGCCTGCTACCTGCAGGTGACCAGCGCCGTGGAGCTGTGCGCCCGCTACATCTCGGACAACCTGGCCCTGGAGAGCTGCTGCTTCTTCGCCAACGTGGCGTCCCGCTACGGGCTCTCCGGCGCGCTCGAGGCGGCGAACGCGTACATCGCCCGACACATGCGGGAGCTGCTGGGGTCCGGCGGCGACCGCGCGGGCCTCACGGAGCTCAACCTGGGCTCGCTGCAGGAGGCCCTGGGGGCCGAGGACGTGCCGGGGGTCAGGGAGTCCGACCTGCTGCGTCTGGCGCTGGACTGGCTCGATCGCAACGAGCTCCCGGCGCTGCATAGCAACCTGCTGCTGAGCCGCGTCCGTTTCGGCCTGGTGGGTCCGCAGGAGCTGGAGCAGCTGACCGCCGGCCGCTCGGCTCTACGGACGCCCTTCATCCGCAGCCTGGTGGACAAGGCCCTGCGGTACCACACCCAGGGGCCCCTGCAGCCGCTGCTGCAGAGCGCGCACACCCAGATCCGGGCCTCCGGGGATGGACACGTGCTGCTGGTCGGGGGGGGACCGGAGGCTGACCGCCCGCAGCGGCTGGTGCAGAGCTTCGACCCGGAGAGCAGGACGTTCCGGACGCTGGCCACCCAGCTGCCCGGCCGGCTGCAGCAccactgcgtgtgtgtgatcgGGGGCTTCCTGTTCGTGCTGGGCGGCGAGGAGGTGGAGGCGATCGGCGAGAGCGAGAAGGCGGCCGTGATGACGGTCACTGAGCGGGTGTGGCGCTACGACCCACGCTTCCAGCGCTGGGCCGAGGCCGAGCCCATGATCCAGCGCCGGGCGCAGTTCGCCTGCTGCGTGCTCGACGGGGTTATCTACGCCATCGGCGGCCGAGTGGAGTCCGGCGAGCCGGCGCTGACCACGGCCGAGAGGTACAACCTGCGCGCCGGCTGTTGGCGGAAGAGCGTCACGCTGCCACACGCCGTCCATGGTCACGCGTGCGCCGTGCTGGACAAGTCCATCTACATCTCTGGCGGCATCCACGGCGAGGCCATCGAGAGCAGCAAAGACGTCCTGCACCTGGACATGCTGGAGGGCCACGTCTGGGCCAAGCGCGCCGCCATGTCCATCGCCCGCTTCGGCCACCAGATGGCGACGGTGGGCGAGCGGATCTACTCCTTCCTGGGGATGTACGAGCAGTTCTGCGACATCGAGCGCTACGACCCGGAACTGGACCAGTGGACACGCCTCCGGCCGCTGCTCAACGACCGCTTCTGCTACGGACTGTCGGCCACCTCTGATGGGCGAGTGCTGCTGTTCGGCGGCAGGAAATGGCACGATGGACAGGAAGTGGTCATGTCCAATGTGATGGAGTATGACACAGAGAGCGACGCTTGGCGGGAGCTGTGCAGAATGCCCAGTCCACTCTGCGGGACGCAGTGCGTCCACCTGGCCATCCTCGACACACCGGCGAcgtag
- the smpx gene encoding small muscular protein, whose amino-acid sequence MSKQPSSNVKALQANLNIPMGALRPGAGHPIKRREDTVEAEEMPPQESQSSPEEKKQLPGAVKLPGPAVNLSEIQNVKSELRWVTKD is encoded by the exons ATGTCCAAGCAGCCATCGTCCAACGTCAAAGCCttgcag GCCAACCTTAATATCCCGATGGGCGCTCTGCGTCCGGGGGCGGGACATCCtataaagaggagagaggacacaGTAGAGGCAGAAGAG atgccCCCTCAGGAGTCCCAAAGCAGTCCTGAGGAAAAGAAGCAGCTGCCAGGAGCGGTCAAGCTCCCTGGTCCTGCCGTCAACCTCTCCGAGATCCAGAACGTCAAGAGCGAACTCAGATGGGTCACTAAGGACTAG